CCGAACGCCACCGCGTTCGCGCGGAGGTCGTCGGCAGGGTCCCGGACGCGCTGCCCTCGGTCCAGGCCGGCCGGGAGCGCTCGTACCGGGTGACCGTGCGCTGGACGGAGGCCGGGGGGGCCGCGAAGACGGCCACCGCCCGCGTCCCGTCGGGTACCGACCAGGGCGACAAGGTCGATGTGTGGTTCGACTCCCGGGGCCGGAGCGTGGCCCCGCCGCCGGACGAGACCGCGGTCTGGCAGCACACGGTGACGATGGGTGCCTGTGGGGCGGGCGCCACGATCGCCGTGATCCTCCTCGGCCACTCCCTCGTCCGCGGTGCGGCCGCCCGCCACCGGCTCGCCGAGTGGGAACGGGACTGGGCTCTCACCGAACCGCAGTGGACCCGCCGCCGGGCCTGACCGAGCCGAGCACCGGCCGGCTCCTCATGTCATCACCGACGGCCTCATCACCGACGGCCGACGCCTACGCCCGCTGCTGCATCCGGCGCGCGATCGTCCCGTGCGTGCGCAGTGCGTCCGTCAGCCCGGGCAGCACGGGTTCGCCCCGGTCGACGAGGGTGCGTCCGCCGACCACCGTGGTCCAAGCGCGGGCCGGACCGCAGCGCAGCCACGCCTCCACCGGGTCGGTCAGCGCGCCCGCGAGCGCCACCTCGTGCAGGTCCCAGACGACCAGGTCGGCGCAGGCCCCCGGGCGCAGGTGACCGATCTCGTCCGCGCGGCCCAGACAGCGGGCCGAGCCCCTGGTCGCGAGGTCCAGTGCGTCGCGTGCGGTCATCGCTCCGGGCCCGCCCCGGTAACGGCCGAGCAGCAGCGCTCCCCTGGTCTCCATCCAGAGCGAGGCGTGGTCGGTGGAGGCCGAACCGTCGCAGCCGATACCGACGGGCATCCCGAGCTCGCGCATCTCCGTGACCCGCGCGGTCCCTCCGCCGATGAGCATGTTGGAGCTCGGACAGTGGGCCACGCCGACGCCCGCGGCCGCGAGGCGGCGCAGCTCGGCGTCGTTCGGGTGGATGCAGTGCGCGACCCAGGTGCGGTCGCTCATCCAGCCGGTCTCCTCGAAGTACTCGACGGGCCGGCAGCCGTACGTCTGAAGGCAGTAGGTGTCCTCGTCGCGGTCCTCGGCGAGGTGGGTGTGCAACCGGACGTCGTAGCGCTCCGCGAGTTCGGCGCTCGCCGTCAT
This portion of the Streptomyces canus genome encodes:
- a CDS encoding Rv1733c family protein; protein product: MRTRVRGWRWRRNPLRRRSDVVEAWTVLAVTALMLLGAPLVGAVVGWWAHDDARTVAAAQRSERHRVRAEVVGRVPDALPSVQAGRERSYRVTVRWTEAGGAAKTATARVPSGTDQGDKVDVWFDSRGRSVAPPPDETAVWQHTVTMGACGAGATIAVILLGHSLVRGAAARHRLAEWERDWALTEPQWTRRRA
- a CDS encoding 8-oxoguanine deaminase, translating into MSTAVDLLVKDAGLLVVDGEREIAGGWLAVANGRVTAVGTAGTEPEARTTLSAAGRLVTPGLVNTHHHIYQNLTRSYAPAVNGSLFDWLTTLYPLWAALDEEAAYVSAYVGMAELLMGGCTTSSDHLYVHPRPLLVDAEIRAARDIGFRFHATRGSMTRSVEDGGLPPRSVTQTEEEVLADSERLIKAHHDASPGALIRVALAPCSPFSVTKELMTASAELAERYDVRLHTHLAEDRDEDTYCLQTYGCRPVEYFEETGWMSDRTWVAHCIHPNDAELRRLAAAGVGVAHCPSSNMLIGGGTARVTEMRELGMPVGIGCDGSASTDHASLWMETRGALLLGRYRGGPGAMTARDALDLATRGSARCLGRADEIGHLRPGACADLVVWDLHEVALAGALTDPVEAWLRCGPARAWTTVVGGRTLVDRGEPVLPGLTDALRTHGTIARRMQQRA